A window of uncultured Litoreibacter sp. contains these coding sequences:
- a CDS encoding cytochrome c peroxidase: protein MSDAPAGMFDPIDEDLAAIGQLLFYDPILSGNRNISCGTCHNHDTFSADGVSLGIGEGGVGVGPKRVAQDGPNQIKKRIPRNAQALFNVGALEVFFHDGRLGASPDYGNGVNSPAEEFLPDGLETLLATQALFPMTSQFEMAGNPKENEVAGAIHDRIDMAWPILAKRVRIIDEYREMFAEVGVEEISIADIGNALGAFMDAEWRSFDSAYDVGSMDAAQMRGHDLFFGDAGCADCHSGPLFTDQDFHAIGLPPFGPGRTRRFDPMPRDVGRMAESDALEDAYRFRTPSLRNVAVTGPYGHNGAYATLEGIIRHHLDPLTGLDEWRPEMAQLPSVPWLQQADFIIHEDSREMARVRASLDLEPQHLSDDEIMDLVAFMGALTGKKSIYGRLGKPKSVPSGLRVD, encoded by the coding sequence ATGTCTGATGCGCCCGCGGGGATGTTTGACCCGATTGACGAGGACCTGGCCGCGATAGGTCAGCTGCTGTTTTACGATCCAATCCTGTCTGGGAACCGCAACATTTCCTGCGGGACGTGCCATAACCACGATACGTTTTCCGCCGATGGTGTGAGCCTCGGAATTGGCGAGGGCGGCGTTGGAGTGGGGCCGAAACGCGTGGCCCAAGACGGGCCGAACCAGATCAAGAAGCGCATCCCACGCAATGCGCAGGCCCTGTTTAACGTGGGCGCGCTGGAGGTCTTCTTCCACGACGGGCGGCTGGGCGCGTCACCGGATTACGGCAATGGCGTGAATTCCCCGGCTGAGGAGTTCTTGCCCGACGGGCTTGAAACATTGCTCGCGACGCAGGCGCTGTTCCCGATGACTTCGCAGTTCGAAATGGCGGGCAACCCCAAGGAAAATGAGGTGGCCGGGGCCATTCATGACCGCATTGATATGGCCTGGCCTATCTTGGCCAAGCGCGTGCGCATCATCGATGAATACCGCGAGATGTTTGCGGAGGTGGGCGTGGAGGAGATCTCCATCGCGGACATAGGCAACGCGCTGGGTGCGTTTATGGACGCGGAGTGGCGGTCCTTTGATAGCGCCTATGACGTTGGATCCATGGATGCCGCGCAGATGCGGGGGCATGACTTGTTTTTTGGCGACGCGGGCTGCGCGGATTGCCATAGCGGGCCGCTCTTTACCGATCAGGACTTCCATGCCATCGGGCTGCCACCCTTTGGTCCGGGCCGCACCCGCCGGTTTGACCCGATGCCGCGCGATGTGGGGCGGATGGCGGAAAGCGACGCGTTGGAGGACGCTTACCGCTTCCGCACGCCGTCATTGCGCAACGTCGCGGTGACGGGGCCGTATGGCCATAATGGCGCTTATGCGACGTTGGAGGGGATCATCCGGCACCATCTGGACCCTTTGACCGGGCTGGATGAATGGAGGCCGGAGATGGCGCAGCTGCCGTCAGTGCCCTGGCTGCAGCAGGCCGACTTCATTATTCACGAAGACAGCCGGGAGATGGCGCGGGTCAGAGCGTCGCTTGATTTGGAGCCGCAACATTTGAGTGACGATGAGATCATGGATCTTGTGGCCTTCATGGGTGCGCTGACCGGCAAGAAATCCATTTACGGGCGTTTGGGCAAACCCAAAAGCGTCCCCAGCGGGTTGAGGGTGGATTGA
- a CDS encoding tagatose 1,6-diphosphate aldolase, which yields MQLTAGKLWGMRRMADANGVFKMTAVDQRPPIKGPIAAHYGAADAPYDDVARFKAMLVETLQGGSSAMLLDPHYAIPVGLKHLSPTKGLIVTLEDSLFEETGMGRRSSMIDDWDVGKIKRMGGDAVKVLAWYRPDASDAVNQHQKDWTKRIGEACAKYDIPFLFELLVHPIDSDSEQTSEYVEMNTKRADDVLRSVEEFAHADYGVDVFKLESPVPAKDVAATEGVQALFDEMGRIAARPWVMLSAGAGKPEFKQILEHAFAAGASGFLAGRAIWLDAFQAFPDWDAVRAGLEGESAAYMAEISALADAKAVAWDQHVCWGAGGAQFAPADASFRHGYEGL from the coding sequence ATGCAGCTGACAGCAGGCAAACTATGGGGCATGCGGCGCATGGCCGACGCGAACGGGGTGTTCAAGATGACGGCGGTCGATCAGCGCCCGCCGATCAAAGGCCCGATTGCCGCGCATTACGGTGCTGCGGACGCGCCTTACGACGACGTGGCGCGGTTCAAGGCGATGCTGGTGGAGACGCTGCAAGGCGGATCAAGCGCCATGCTGCTGGACCCGCATTACGCCATCCCGGTGGGGCTGAAGCACCTGTCACCCACCAAAGGGCTGATCGTGACGCTGGAGGACTCGCTGTTTGAAGAAACCGGCATGGGGCGGCGGTCCTCTATGATCGACGACTGGGACGTGGGCAAGATCAAGCGCATGGGCGGCGACGCGGTGAAGGTGCTGGCGTGGTACCGGCCTGACGCGTCCGACGCCGTGAACCAGCACCAGAAGGACTGGACCAAGCGGATTGGGGAGGCCTGCGCCAAATACGACATCCCGTTCCTGTTTGAACTGCTGGTGCATCCGATTGACAGCGATAGCGAACAGACCAGCGAATATGTGGAGATGAACACCAAGCGGGCGGATGATGTTTTGCGCTCCGTCGAGGAATTTGCGCATGCCGACTACGGCGTGGACGTGTTCAAGCTGGAAAGCCCGGTGCCTGCCAAGGATGTGGCGGCCACCGAAGGCGTTCAGGCGCTGTTTGACGAGATGGGGCGTATCGCGGCGCGGCCTTGGGTGATGTTGTCGGCAGGAGCAGGCAAGCCTGAGTTCAAGCAGATTTTGGAGCACGCCTTTGCCGCCGGAGCCTCGGGCTTCCTGGCAGGGCGCGCGATTTGGCTGGACGCGTTTCAGGCGTTCCCCGATTGGGACGCGGTGCGCGCAGGCCTGGAAGGCGAAAGCGCGGCCTATATGGCGGAGATTTCGGCTTTGGCGGATGCGAAGGCTGTGGCGTGGGATCAGCACGTGTGTTGGGGCGCAGGTGGTGCGCAATTTGCGCCTGCGGACGCGTCGTTTAGGCATGGGTATGAGGGCCTCTGA
- a CDS encoding NAD-dependent succinate-semialdehyde dehydrogenase — MSYTKYMKEANLIGGAWVAADSGETIDVTNPATGEVIGTVPNSGDAETLRAVDAADAAFDGLAGMGLMERVGLLMKVHDALMDNQKTLAELLTVEMGKPLAESMGEIGIGAAYVRWFAEEVRRAKGEIIPAPTNGRRFLVSKHPIGVVGMITPWNFPSSMLARKVAPALAIGCTVVAKPATATPYSGLAWGALAEEAGFPAGSVNVVTGSARKIGGAIMDDPRVRKVTFTGSTEVGKELIRQSAGTVKKVSMELGGNAPFMVFDDADIDKAVAGAMVSKFRNSGQTCVCANRIYVQAGVYDEFVEKLTKATAAMKVGNGLEDGVEQGPMIDMDAVEKVEEFIADATAKGGKVVHGGNRHDKGQSFFEPTIISEATQSMMFAKEEIFGPIAPVFKFEDEDEAIGWANDTEFGLASYAYTRDVGRIFKLTEKLQYGMIGINSGLITTVEAPFGGVKESGLGKEGGSQGLEDYMETKYTAIDF; from the coding sequence ATGAGCTACACCAAATACATGAAAGAGGCGAACCTCATTGGCGGCGCATGGGTCGCGGCTGACAGCGGCGAGACCATCGACGTGACGAACCCGGCGACGGGTGAGGTTATCGGCACAGTTCCGAATTCTGGCGATGCGGAAACACTGCGCGCGGTTGACGCGGCGGACGCGGCCTTTGACGGGCTGGCCGGCATGGGGTTGATGGAACGCGTCGGGCTTTTGATGAAGGTCCATGATGCGTTGATGGACAACCAGAAGACGCTGGCCGAGCTGTTGACCGTGGAAATGGGCAAGCCGCTGGCGGAATCCATGGGTGAGATTGGCATTGGTGCCGCCTATGTGCGCTGGTTTGCTGAAGAGGTGCGCCGCGCCAAGGGTGAGATTATCCCTGCGCCAACCAATGGCCGCCGGTTCCTCGTGTCCAAGCACCCGATTGGTGTGGTGGGCATGATCACACCCTGGAACTTCCCGTCCTCGATGCTGGCCCGCAAAGTGGCGCCCGCGCTAGCGATTGGCTGCACCGTGGTGGCCAAGCCCGCGACCGCGACGCCGTATTCCGGATTGGCATGGGGCGCGCTTGCGGAAGAGGCCGGTTTCCCGGCGGGCTCGGTCAATGTGGTGACGGGCTCGGCTCGCAAAATTGGCGGGGCGATTATGGATGACCCGCGGGTGCGCAAGGTGACATTCACCGGCTCCACCGAAGTCGGCAAAGAGCTGATCCGGCAATCGGCGGGTACCGTGAAGAAAGTGTCGATGGAGCTGGGCGGCAACGCGCCGTTCATGGTGTTTGATGACGCTGATATCGACAAGGCCGTCGCTGGCGCGATGGTGTCGAAATTCCGCAACTCCGGCCAAACCTGCGTATGCGCCAACCGCATCTACGTGCAGGCGGGCGTTTATGACGAGTTTGTCGAGAAGCTGACCAAGGCCACGGCGGCCATGAAAGTGGGCAACGGGCTGGAAGACGGCGTGGAGCAAGGCCCGATGATCGACATGGACGCGGTTGAGAAGGTGGAAGAGTTCATCGCCGACGCGACAGCCAAAGGCGGCAAGGTCGTGCATGGCGGCAACCGCCATGACAAGGGGCAAAGCTTCTTTGAACCGACCATTATTTCGGAGGCCACCCAGTCCATGATGTTCGCCAAGGAAGAGATCTTTGGCCCCATCGCGCCGGTCTTCAAGTTTGAGGACGAAGATGAAGCGATTGGTTGGGCCAATGACACTGAATTCGGGCTGGCGTCTTACGCCTACACCCGTGACGTTGGCCGTATCTTCAAGCTGACCGAAAAGCTGCAATACGGGATGATCGGGATCAACTCTGGCCTGATCACCACCGTAGAGGCGCCGTTTG
- a CDS encoding aldose epimerase family protein, with amino-acid sequence MSFGVMPDGDAVERHTIEGGGLTAHVLSYGAVLQDLRLDGHDAPLVLGFEEFAPYLTDSPYFGAIAGRCANRIGEGQFFIDGRAFQVDRNFQERHHLHGGAKGVGKRNWSVETVEADRITLSIALADGEMGYPGNMVARCTYACLPGGVFDVQITAETDAPTLCNFAHHSYWNLDGGATTDDHLMQVDAEHMTVVNDGFIPTGESRRVDGTRYDFRLMRPIKDEVFIDHNLCLSNGRVDLRKIGTLVSQKSGVSMQIRSTETGLQVYDGFKLDVGPAGLGGRRYGKNAGVALEPQVWPDAVNHPAFPNAVLRPGEVYEQHTQFAFSKG; translated from the coding sequence ATGAGTTTTGGCGTAATGCCGGACGGCGACGCAGTTGAGCGCCACACCATCGAAGGCGGCGGGCTTACGGCGCATGTCTTGTCATATGGCGCTGTCCTGCAAGACCTGCGGCTAGACGGCCATGACGCGCCGCTGGTGTTGGGGTTCGAAGAGTTTGCGCCCTATTTGACGGATTCCCCCTATTTCGGAGCCATTGCCGGGCGTTGTGCCAACCGCATTGGGGAGGGGCAGTTTTTCATTGATGGGAGGGCCTTTCAGGTCGACCGCAACTTTCAGGAGCGACACCATCTGCATGGTGGAGCCAAGGGGGTTGGCAAACGCAACTGGTCTGTTGAAACCGTCGAAGCCGACAGGATCACCCTGAGCATCGCATTGGCCGATGGCGAGATGGGCTACCCCGGCAACATGGTGGCGCGCTGCACCTATGCTTGCCTGCCCGGGGGCGTTTTTGACGTGCAGATTACGGCGGAAACGGATGCGCCGACATTGTGCAACTTTGCCCATCACAGCTATTGGAACCTTGATGGCGGCGCGACCACCGATGACCACCTGATGCAGGTGGATGCGGAGCATATGACCGTAGTTAATGACGGCTTTATCCCGACCGGTGAAAGCCGCCGCGTCGACGGCACGCGATACGATTTCCGACTGATGCGGCCGATCAAGGATGAGGTTTTCATCGACCACAACCTGTGCCTTTCGAACGGACGTGTCGATTTGCGGAAAATTGGGACTCTTGTTTCCCAAAAATCGGGTGTTTCGATGCAAATCCGCTCGACCGAGACGGGGCTGCAGGTTTATGACGGGTTCAAGTTAGATGTCGGGCCTGCGGGTCTTGGTGGGCGGCGCTACGGCAAGAACGCAGGGGTTGCGTTGGAGCCTCAGGTCTGGCCGGACGCGGTCAACCACCCGGCCTTCCCCAATGCGGTGCTGCGCCCCGGCGAAGTGTATGAACAACACACGCAATTTGCGTTTTCCAAAGGATGA
- a CDS encoding Gfo/Idh/MocA family oxidoreductase, translated as MIRYGIIGSGMMGQEHIRNIALLEGAKVSAIAEPNDEMRAQSMQSSGGAGYATMEEMLAADACDVVLIAAPNDTHAGIMQKLLATDKPILVEKPLATTSADCRDLLNMSKGRLAPVWVAMEYRYMPPLQRLMQAVDQGAVGTPRMMSIREHRFPFLPKVDDWNRFNARTGGTLTEKCCHFWDLMRLILKSDPVRVYASGGVDVNHRDERYMGKMPDIIDNAYVVVDFENGARGMLDLCMFAEGSFWQESVAVTGEKARVEAFVPGPARFSPDGKEREAEFVMSLRALKEEVREVVHVPEHILAAGDHHGSTFFQHEKFLNLVRTGKGEPEVSLMDGYWSVLVGEAAEESARSGQAIDLRGKGP; from the coding sequence GTGATTAGATACGGGATCATCGGCTCTGGCATGATGGGCCAAGAGCATATCCGCAACATCGCGCTGCTTGAAGGTGCGAAAGTATCGGCCATTGCAGAGCCAAACGACGAAATGCGGGCGCAGTCCATGCAAAGCTCTGGCGGGGCCGGATATGCCACGATGGAGGAGATGCTGGCGGCGGATGCCTGCGACGTTGTGCTGATTGCCGCGCCAAATGATACGCATGCGGGGATCATGCAGAAGCTGCTGGCGACCGATAAGCCCATTCTGGTCGAAAAGCCGTTGGCGACGACAAGCGCGGATTGCCGGGACCTGCTGAACATGTCCAAGGGGCGATTGGCCCCGGTCTGGGTGGCGATGGAATACCGCTACATGCCGCCGTTGCAACGGCTGATGCAGGCAGTTGATCAGGGTGCCGTGGGCACCCCACGCATGATGTCGATCCGGGAACACCGGTTTCCGTTTCTGCCCAAGGTGGACGATTGGAACCGGTTCAACGCACGCACCGGCGGCACTCTGACAGAGAAATGCTGCCATTTCTGGGACCTTATGCGGTTGATTTTGAAGTCTGACCCAGTGCGTGTCTATGCCTCGGGCGGGGTCGATGTGAACCACAGGGACGAGCGCTACATGGGCAAGATGCCCGACATTATCGACAACGCTTATGTTGTGGTGGATTTTGAGAATGGCGCGCGGGGCATGCTGGATTTGTGCATGTTTGCGGAAGGCTCGTTCTGGCAGGAAAGCGTCGCGGTCACTGGAGAAAAGGCGCGGGTGGAGGCGTTTGTGCCGGGACCTGCGCGGTTCTCCCCCGACGGCAAAGAGCGGGAGGCGGAGTTTGTGATGTCATTGCGGGCCTTGAAAGAAGAGGTGCGGGAGGTCGTGCATGTGCCGGAGCATATTTTGGCGGCGGGGGACCATCATGGGTCCACGTTCTTCCAGCATGAGAAGTTTCTCAACCTCGTTCGGACAGGTAAAGGTGAACCGGAGGTGTCCTTGATGGATGGCTACTGGTCCGTGTTGGTCGGTGAAGCGGCGGAGGAATCCGCGCGCTCGGGACAGGCGATTGATTTGCGAGGGAAAGGCCCATGA
- a CDS encoding tetratricopeptide repeat protein produces the protein MRFLAILALMTLPAAADIEKARDLMEANKFEEAREALWPAARSGNADAEELIGVMYALGLGVEKDPVRAFEWYLRSSMKGHPGAQSGIGWYYEEGIGMPAPDLVRAYMWYALSAIGGDPDAAISQEEVVKKMTQEQIDHAHELIADYKVWMYPFR, from the coding sequence ATGCGCTTTCTTGCCATCCTCGCCCTGATGACCCTTCCGGCTGCCGCCGATATCGAAAAAGCCCGCGACCTTATGGAGGCCAACAAATTCGAAGAGGCGCGGGAGGCCCTTTGGCCTGCGGCCCGGTCCGGCAACGCCGACGCGGAGGAGCTGATCGGCGTCATGTACGCGCTTGGCCTTGGCGTCGAAAAGGACCCGGTTCGGGCGTTTGAATGGTATTTGCGCAGCTCGATGAAGGGTCATCCCGGCGCGCAATCCGGCATTGGATGGTACTACGAGGAAGGCATCGGCATGCCCGCCCCGGACCTTGTCCGCGCCTACATGTGGTACGCGCTTAGCGCCATCGGCGGTGACCCCGACGCGGCTATCTCCCAGGAGGAGGTGGTCAAGAAGATGACCCAAGAGCAGATTGATCATGCGCATGAGCTGATCGCCGATTACAAAGTTTGGATGTATCCGTTCCGTTGA
- a CDS encoding PfkB family carbohydrate kinase codes for MARVMVAGSAALDFVYQVDVLPQRAEKYAARAVDIVGGGCAANAAVGIARLGGKSQLLARFGKDEVSEIVLGDILSENVDTSACVITNGARSAMSSVYVDEAGERQIMAFRGAGLAQDPELSELSADAVLADTRWPEATRQVIELGRALGIPAVLDGEAPVPVELAAAASHVVFSEQGLMDFTGMDDVHAAYAALDLPGWCAVTLGADGVLHPGGVMPGFKVDVKDTLGAGDIWHGAFALRLGEGAGEMDAMRFAHAAAALKCTGFGGRKAAPSRAEVEQFLKERA; via the coding sequence ATGGCGCGCGTCATGGTTGCGGGCTCCGCCGCGTTGGATTTTGTCTACCAGGTCGATGTTTTGCCCCAGCGGGCCGAAAAATACGCGGCGAGGGCTGTGGATATAGTTGGGGGCGGATGTGCGGCAAACGCCGCAGTGGGCATCGCCCGACTGGGCGGAAAGTCCCAATTATTAGCAAGATTCGGCAAAGATGAAGTATCTGAGATCGTTCTTGGGGATATTTTGTCAGAAAATGTAGACACATCCGCCTGTGTCATCACCAACGGCGCGCGGTCGGCCATGTCGTCCGTCTATGTTGACGAGGCCGGCGAACGGCAAATCATGGCCTTTCGTGGCGCCGGGTTGGCGCAGGACCCCGAGTTGTCCGAGCTGAGCGCCGACGCCGTTCTGGCAGACACCCGTTGGCCAGAAGCCACGCGTCAGGTGATCGAGTTGGGCCGCGCGCTGGGGATACCGGCAGTGTTGGACGGGGAGGCCCCGGTGCCGGTGGAACTGGCGGCAGCGGCCAGCCATGTGGTGTTTTCCGAACAGGGCTTGATGGATTTTACCGGTATGGACGACGTGCACGCCGCCTACGCCGCGCTGGACCTGCCGGGCTGGTGCGCGGTGACCCTGGGCGCGGATGGCGTGTTGCACCCGGGCGGGGTGATGCCGGGTTTCAAGGTGGATGTGAAAGACACGCTCGGCGCGGGCGACATCTGGCACGGGGCGTTTGCCCTGCGGCTGGGCGAGGGCGCGGGCGAGATGGATGCGATGCGGTTTGCCCATGCGGCGGCCGCTTTGAAATGCACGGGCTTTGGGGGGCGCAAAGCCGCGCCCTCCCGGGCCGAGGTGGAACAGTTTCTGAAAGAGAGAGCATGA